The Calliphora vicina chromosome 3, idCalVici1.1, whole genome shotgun sequence genome contains a region encoding:
- the LOC135955636 gene encoding piggyBac transposable element-derived protein 2-like, with amino-acid sequence MSRKGGLTEDDIFAEILNTNLEDFSSDDECVDATWELPVVTNDLADQESDNEEKVNALSETPPESSQTANRRDIWKKKPFENLLESRSYVTADTNTPIETPYHYFSVYFNDEFLEKVTEYTNRYHVAEKGKSLGVSVAELKNFCGIIIAMGCIRYPRLRMYWEKTTRLPIVADTMSRDRFFLLRMCLHVVDYNEVTDAEKQSNVFWKINPLLERVRSACRNIPRKCNANYSIDEQMIPFTGRCPVRQSLPNKPRGVGLKNEVLTTSEELVLDFEIYQGKTTPLPCSNLGLGPGFVLRLAETLPEGSKLFLTVISRQYHYYKHC; translated from the exons ATGAGTCGAAAGG GTGGACTAACTGAAGACGATATCtttgctgaaattttaaatacaaatttggaAGATTTTAGTAGTGATGATGAGTGTGTGGATGCAACTTGGGAATtacccgttgtaacaaatgattTGGCAGACCAGGAAAGCGACAATGAAGAAAAGGTCAATGCTCTATCAGAGACACCACCAGAGTCAAGTCAAACTGCCAATCGTCGtgatatttggaaaaaaaaaccgTTTGAGAATCTGTTGGAAAGCAGATCTTATGTAACTGCGGACACAAACACACCTATAGAGACCCCTTATCATTATTTTTCCGTGTATTTCAATGATgagtttttagaaaaagttaCGGAGTACACAAACAGGTACCATGTGGCCGAAAAAGGCAAATCACTGGGAGTATCAGTAgctgaattgaaaaatttttgtggAATCATCATTGCGATGGGCTGCATTCGCTATCCAAGGCTTCGCATGTACTGGGAGAAAACCACAAGACTCCCTATTGTAGCTGATACCATGAGTCGTGATCGATTCTTTCTCTTGCGCATGTGTCTACATGTGGTGGACTACAATGAAGTAACAGATGCAGAGAAACAATCAAACgtgttttggaaaataaatccGTTACTTGAACGTGTTAGATCTGCTTGTAGAAATATTCCAAGAAAATGTAATGCTAATTACTCAATAGACGAACAAATGATACCATTTACTGGTCGGTGCCCTGTTAGACAAAGCCTTCCAAATAAACCTAGAGGAGTGGGATTGAAAAACGAAGTTTTAACAACCTCTGAGGAGCTGGTCCTTGATTTTGAGATTTATCAGGGCAAGACTACACCACTTCCATGCTCAAATTTAGGATTAGGACCAGGCTTTGTTTTGCGTTTGGCTGAAACACTTCCTGAAGGTTCAAAACTGTT